The Caloenas nicobarica isolate bCalNic1 chromosome 28, bCalNic1.hap1, whole genome shotgun sequence genome window below encodes:
- the LOC135999306 gene encoding olfactory receptor 14J1-like has protein sequence ITQFLLLAFTDTRELQLLHFWLFFGIYLAALLGNGLIITTIACDQHLHTPMYFFLLNLALLDLCSISTIVPKSMANSLWDTRVISYAGCAAQVFFACFLIGAEYSLLTVMSYDRYIAICKPLHYGTLLGSRACVHMAAAAWATGFLNALLHTANTFSLPLCKGNALDQFFCEIPQILKLSCSNSYLSELGLLVVSLLVIFGWFIFILVSYVQILRAVLRIPSEQGRHKAFSTCLPHLAVVSLFVSTAMFAYLKPPSISSPSLDLVVSVLYSVVPPAVNPLIYSMRNQELK, from the coding sequence atcactcagttcctcctcctggcgttcacagacacacgggagctgcagctcttgcacttctggctcttcttcggcatctacctggctgccctcctgggcaacggcctcatcatcaccaccatagcctgtgaccagcacctccacacccccatgtacttcttcctgctcaacctcgccctccttgacctgtgctccatctccaccattgtccccaaatccatggctaactctctgtgggataccagggtcatttcctatgcaggatgtgctgcccaggttttctttgcatgtttcttaattggtgcagagtattctcttctcaccgtcatgtcctacgaccgctacattgccatctgcaaacccctgcactacgggaccctcctgggcagcagagcttgtgtccacatggcagcagctgcctgggccactgggtttctcaatgctctgctgcacacggccaatacattttcactgccactgtgcaagggcaatgccctggaccagttcttctgtgaaatcccccagatcctcaagctctcctgctcaaactcctacctcagcgaacttgggcttcttgtggttagtcTCTTAGTAATATTTGGgtggtttattttcattcttgtctcctatgtgcagatcttgagggctgtgctgaggatcccctctgagcagggacggcacaaagccttttccacgtgcctccctcacctggccgtggtctccctgtttgtcagcactgccatgtttgcctacctgaagcccccctccatctcctccccatccctggacctggtggtgtctgttctgtactcggtggtgcctccagcagtgaaccccctcatctacagcatgaggaaccaggagctcaag